From the Cloeon dipterum chromosome 4, ieCloDipt1.1, whole genome shotgun sequence genome, the window cgtaaaattctGAAACAAAGTGCACTGCACCCCATTTCAGTCGTTTTGAAATGCACTGAGTAAAATAGAATAATAGCGTTTTGTAAGCCAAGCACTCTTGCATTTCTCTCACTGAGAAGCAAGACGAAAACgcatggaattaaaaatcactcttTTAACCAACACGTTTGTTCTCGTGTTTTTTGGCTTGCATTCTAAGCAGAAATTCACTCGCTTCAAATATTTGGAAGACTGCTTTAATTCCATCAAAcgtgttagaaaattttaaagaatctaGTCTCTTCTGTTTATGACGTTTCACTCAGTCTGTGCTTTTCTCACAAACAGCAATTACGTAATTTATGCTGCgcagatatttttcattttataatactAAACTTATTGTGATTCAGCTATGtgaagcacaaaaaatgaaattgttctttttgttgcaaagaAGTCGTAGAACAAGAACTGCAGTCATCACATTGTAactctgcatttttttgcatttcaaccGCACCTgactgttaaaaaaaatgcagaaatttccatttttcttggaacaaatgagaaaatttaataaggagCTGACTTAAGAATAATTtcaatcagaaaatatttaataatctttGAATATATTTGTATGTTATTTCCTATCCTATATTAAGCATTTTCTGTATTTGTAGTTTGCAATCAGATGGAATGCATGTGAGAAGATCGTCACTTGATGTATTACCATGCTGAGAGACAAATAaactcaattcaattcaatatgTTTTGGACTTTTCAACCGATGACTCATAGAAATTCAGCCAGCCCCTGCAGCAAAAAGAGAGCAGCTTAAACGCACAATTTACTCTTCCTTTTCCTGGAAGCCAATCAACTCAGTGATTGCCTCTTCTGAGAAATGGACGTCGCTGCGCATTTGCCATTAATTAAATCGAGCCAGCGTCGGTTTCTACACTCGCTCTCGTCGCAAACCCGTGTTGAGCATGATCACTTGGCATAAACGCGGTGGCCGGTTACAGGGCTCCCCCCCCCCCACCCCTCCCCAGCCCAGCGCCAGGCAGCGAGAGGCGTGAGTCAGCGCGACGTGACCCGCGAGTGACCCCTCTCCTCCAGCTATACAAAGACTGCGGTGCTCGCTGTGCTTGGCTCACTCGCAGAGAAACCGTCAAGCCGAGCCGACACTCTCCTTTGCCCCTCAACATTTCTCTCAGTCTCAAGGGTAAGTAAGCGGgattatgaataatttaccGCAATCTCTGATCGTGAGCTCATTTACAGCTGTTTAATACATTTtgatcaaatataaattctaacagaaaataaattcttaatcggaaaattttaaattcaacttaaTTAATGGCTTTTCTACTTTCACTCATTTTTgttcctcattttttaatttaatttcacgcgGCATCGAAccctttatttaattcaaaattagccGATGAAGCGTATTAAATTTGTCACTTCCTGTTTCAAGGACGGACCAGAATGAAGGTCATTATTGCGCTGGTGGTGAGCGTGCTGGGCTTGGTGCACGGCCACACATACCACCTGGGAGTCACCTGCCCCAACGTCGAGCCGATGCCCAACTTCAACCTTGAAAAGGTGAGTCAGACGTCTAGAATAAATAATCCCATCTCCGTTGTAATTACTCTGGATATGGTCAATAGGAAATAAAGCGACTTGAAACGAAAGGTCCCTTGGGTTATCGTTGTCTCTCCTTTGTGCTGCTCTCTGCTGGTGGGGAAATTGTTTGCTCAATTTATATGTTGTGTCTACACAATACATGACCATTAGTCATGAAACTTTGGATTTCTAAATATATACATCTTTGTCATTCACAGAGTAATTCAGGAAGTTACAATTCACAAATTcttgtgtaaatatttaaggctaaaatttatttctaaaaacagctggaaatgTTTCCGTTATTATAGTAGTAGAACTTCTCGACGttgaaagtttgaaatatttaattaaaaaaataataaaagtttccAATCATTCAAAttccattataaattttttgaggtATCTGTaagaataatcaaattaaaaaataaatctttcatgattttctaaataaaaatatttgttatatgATAacttttacataattttacttGGCTAAAAATGACATAATTTACGAAAATAACAAGATAAGAGAGGTAAACGGCCTAAATTAATatccttttcctctttttgtctttttgaAGGATGTTCTGCGGCTTTGGCAAAACATTCAACCGCAAAATTATCCGCAGCACGGCCAATTTTGTGATTACTCATAGGCCTATTAGCCGTGgctcaattttgcaattactGTTAATTTCAGTTCTTGGGTCTGTGGTACGTGATCCAAAAATCTTCGACCGCGAGCAACTGCCTGGTGAACAACTACACGCGCACGGCCGACGGCGACATTCGTTTAGAGCAAAACAGCGAACACTTCCTGCTCGGGCTGGGCGACGTGGACCACGTCTACCGCTACACCGGAGTCCTCAAGCAGCCCGACCGCTACAACCCTGCTGCAATGAGAGTCAAATTCCCTCTTAGTGagtatttctattttttaatcatttagcCCGCCAAACCTGTGTCTGTTGGCGCGAATGGGAAATTTACCGTTAATCGATGCGATCAGTCCAACAAATTCTTTATTTGCATGGCCATGGCCTTtcagctttaaaatattatgacttttttattattctaaagctttttctttgcataaaaaaattaaatataacataaATAATGTGACACGTTaaggtataaaaaaattaaactaatgcCCAGAATAAACTCAATAAATAGTCTGAAGTGGTACACTGGATCaggcttaaattaaattgaattgttttaagtTTGCATGCATCAGTTGCTAATAAAATCGccaaaatgtgttttaaatttttctggtACCAATTTTTACCCCAAACCTAATTAAAACTCCAAAatgtagaaattaaattgtcaaatttaaaaaaaaaatacctataTTTGGGTATGattttatgaaacaaaaattggagcaaatttgtttttttaatttttgataaggtgaagatttaaaatatatattacatattaattttttcaacaattttaaggtGTTGCTGGAGACGCTTCGTACATTGTGTTCGACACGGACTACGACAGCTACGCCGCTGTCTTCACCTGCCAGAAGCTGGCGATTGCACACAGGCGTTCGGCCACGATTCTGTCCCGCAAACCAACTATGAACCAAGCCCAAGTGCTCaaggtattatttatttttattttaaaaattcgataataaataataattttggcacAGCTGCGTAACAAACTGAACGACGTGGGCGTCGACCCACACGATTTGAGCATCATCAAACAGGACGAGTGCCGCAAAATTTCGACCGACGACAGCGGGCTGAACATCAACATCGACGAGAAGACGTTCACGGCGCAGTCGGCCGCCGAGGTGGTGCGCAAGGCGGGCGAGAAGATCGGAGACGGCATCGAGACCGTCGCGTCCGGCGTGTCCAAGGTGTACAACACGGTCAGGGGAGACAAGGACAAGGAGAGCAACGACAAGGCTGATTTGATCGAGAGGGACGCCGAGTGGCTGCCTTAGTTAGTCACTTCCATCCGAATGCAAAAATGATCTTACTTTAGCTCACAAGCTCTTTCAGGAA encodes:
- the LOC135942671 gene encoding apolipoprotein D-like, with amino-acid sequence MKVIIALVVSVLGLVHGHTYHLGVTCPNVEPMPNFNLEKFLGLWYVIQKSSTASNCLVNNYTRTADGDIRLEQNSEHFLLGLGDVDHVYRYTGVLKQPDRYNPAAMRVKFPLSVAGDASYIVFDTDYDSYAAVFTCQKLAIAHRRSATILSRKPTMNQAQVLKLRNKLNDVGVDPHDLSIIKQDECRKISTDDSGLNINIDEKTFTAQSAAEVVRKAGEKIGDGIETVASGVSKVYNTVRGDKDKESNDKADLIERDAEWLP